The following are encoded in a window of Gammaproteobacteria bacterium genomic DNA:
- a CDS encoding NnrS family protein: protein MNLPLFAKPATPQPGIALFNLGFRPFFLGAGIFAILAMALWMGVYLFQLPVPMTGISYFQWHAHEMIYGFSLAVIAGFLLTAVKNWTGVQTLHGFSLLALFALWALPRILFLFGTRFMVIASLLDLLFLLGLTVAVAYPVFKVKQWRQIGILAKLALFIVTSGFFYLGITGVLEPGVYWSLYGGLYLIIGLILTMGRRVIPFFVEVGVGYPVKLFNAKWIDGSSLALYLAFFIVAVFMHEPRLLALLAAGLFVILSIRLIGWHTVGIWKKPLLWSLFIALFFIDLGFLLVALSGFLNLSAMPVIHAFSYGGIGLMTLSMMTRVSLGHTGRNVQEPPRAMTLAFGAMMVGTVVRVFLPLIDPAHYPIWIGLSQLLWIIAFAIFIILYAPILIKPRIDGQFG from the coding sequence ATGAATTTGCCCCTGTTTGCAAAGCCCGCGACGCCACAACCGGGCATCGCCTTATTCAACCTGGGATTCCGGCCGTTTTTCCTCGGCGCGGGGATTTTCGCCATTCTCGCTATGGCGCTATGGATGGGGGTTTATCTCTTTCAATTGCCCGTGCCGATGACCGGCATTTCCTATTTTCAGTGGCATGCGCATGAAATGATCTACGGTTTCAGCCTGGCGGTGATTGCTGGATTTCTGCTGACCGCCGTTAAAAACTGGACGGGCGTGCAAACCCTGCATGGATTCAGCCTGCTGGCCTTGTTCGCCTTGTGGGCGCTGCCGAGAATTCTGTTTTTGTTCGGAACGCGCTTTATGGTGATCGCATCCCTGTTGGATCTGCTGTTCCTGCTGGGGCTGACCGTTGCCGTCGCCTATCCGGTCTTTAAGGTTAAACAATGGCGGCAAATCGGTATTTTAGCCAAACTGGCGCTGTTTATCGTGACCAGCGGCTTTTTCTATCTGGGCATCACCGGCGTTCTGGAACCAGGGGTTTACTGGAGTTTGTATGGCGGCCTGTATTTAATTATCGGCCTGATCCTCACCATGGGCCGGCGCGTCATCCCCTTTTTCGTCGAAGTCGGCGTGGGCTATCCGGTCAAACTGTTCAACGCCAAGTGGATCGATGGGTCAAGCCTGGCGCTGTATCTGGCTTTTTTTATCGTCGCGGTGTTCATGCATGAACCTCGGTTATTGGCGTTGCTGGCCGCTGGTTTGTTCGTCATTCTCTCCATCCGCTTAATCGGTTGGCATACCGTCGGCATCTGGAAAAAACCGCTGTTATGGAGTCTGTTCATCGCCCTGTTCTTCATTGATCTGGGCTTTTTACTGGTGGCCTTAAGTGGTTTCCTGAATCTGTCGGCCATGCCGGTTATCCATGCGTTCAGCTATGGCGGCATTGGTTTGATGACGCTGAGCATGATGACGCGCGTTTCACTGGGCCATACCGGCAGAAATGTGCAGGAGCCGCCACGCGCGATGACCCTGGCTTTTGGGGCGATGATGGTGGGAACCGTAGTCAGGGTGTTCCTGCCGTTGATCGATCCAGCGCATTACCCGATCTGGATTGGCCTCTCGCAGCTCCTGTGGATCATCGCCTTTGCGATTTTCATCATCCTCTACGCGCCTATCCTGATCAAACCAAGAATCGATGGACAATTTGGCTAA